A stretch of Scheffersomyces stipitis CBS 6054 chromosome 2, complete sequence DNA encodes these proteins:
- a CDS encoding predicted protein translates to MFTSRLDSIVAFVDALDNQSDKLLASVSDSEYLINNITHINNSITSIDTSIDEVADLMAQNRSHLVEFASLYEKAFYLESNLLVNDNITNHTSFETLTNEYRLLVKKFETNDHFQEHSSRKTSFADTTLHTIHESDIIHEPGTDFHTTTNNKISENIINPFATNLQEKHNQLNKLPTNGSENTAVDSEYSDYRTPTKLKPQISISNLKLKPIRCNSTRINKKRSRYRLSSIYNLNPIAYEDAFGSTAEDDLSSVSHTPRIPRIIPSASSRTSCSMENGDHIDSSNVDIDTSVAEIDDIHDDGYEAHDDEEVCTENTSPLLTGIGNRMRSNSLPDIHSLFSDKKGKKDNFHLNSDFDEDPEQLRISRLKHFISFGNIYDKEDFAELDNVFHSSPCPLETAEVNIDSPLDLDNVSICSDLSYFDKEIDENDPNTEIEFNNFENYLRKSRIDLQEAFPHLLRKSNSFDSLFNATSIFSEEVIPDPEEDKPTLGYKFHNPIESIKLSTSSQSAAATIEPIYFRDNFTKKKRALFAPEPEDPKRILSEVMSRNEHSSSTRDFSAFSSPGSVSANISSLFSFPAVANSPGRRDSIDSISKSLTDSFLNLVNTPTTKQKNKKTITPQKIRDLKRQSKEKKPIIVQSDSQTKRMPIRIPRNDGQSTSLKIGPNKTKIVSYGESSIFRKPLVNLA, encoded by the exons ATGTTCACATCTCGTCTTGATCTGATCGTTGCTTTTGTCGATGCACTTGATAATCAATCAGACAAGCTCCTCGCTCTGGTGTCCGACTCGGAGTATCTCATCAATAACATCACTcacatcaacaattccataACTAGCATCGATACGTCCATAGATGAAGTGGCCGATCTTATGGCCCAGAACCGATCGCACCTTGTGGAGTTTGCCAGTCTCTACGAAAAGGCGTTTTATCTAGAATCAAACTTGCTTGTCAACGACAACATAACCAACCATACTTCTTTTGAGACATTGACGAATGAATATCGACTACTAGTAAAGAAGTTCGAGACTAATGACCATTTCCAAGAGCATTCTTCACGAAAAACATCCTTTGCTGATACAACCTTGCACACTATTCACGAATCTGATATCATACATGAACCTGGAACTGATTTTCATACAACGacaaacaacaagattaGCGAGAATATCATTAACCCCTTTGCTACGAACTTGCAAGAAAAACATAACCAGTTAAACAAGTTGCCGACCAACGGATCGGAAAACACTGCCGTCGACTCGGAATACAGTGATTATCGTACTCCTACTAAGTTAAAGCCTCAGATCtccatttccaacttgaaattgaaaccTATTCGATGCAATTCTACTAGGATCAATAAGAAGAGGTCCAGATACAGACTTTCTAGCATCTATAATTTGAATCCGATTGCTTATGAAGATGCCTTTGGACTGACTGCTGAAGACgacctttcttctgtatctCATACTCCTCGTATTCCACGCATCATACCCTCTGCCAGTAGCAGGACGTCTTGTAGCATGGAAAATGGCGATCATATAGACAGCAGTAATGTTGACATCGACACTTCAGTAGCCGAAATCGATGACATCCACGACGACGGCTACGAGGCTcacgacgacgaagaggTTTGTACAGAAAACACTTCTCCTCTTCTCACTGGTATCGGCAATCGCATGAGATCAAACTCCTTACCTGATATCCATTCGTTGTTCAGTGATAAAAAGGGCAAGAAGGATAACTTTCATCTCAACAGCGATTTCGATGAGGATCCAGAGCAATTGCGTATTAGTAGACTTAAACATTTCATTAGTTTCGGAAACATCTACGACAAAGAAGACTTTGCCGAACTAGACAATGTCTTCCATAGCTCTCCGTGTCCACTTGAAACCGCAGAAGTGAACATAGATCTGCCTTTGGATTTGGATAACGTATCCATTTGTTCTGATCTTTCGTATTTCGATAAAGAGATTGATGAGAATGATCCTAATACCGAGATtgagttcaacaacttcgaGAACTACTTGCGGAAGTCTCGAATTGATCTCCAGGAAGCATTTCCTCATCTTCTACGAAAATCTAACTCGTTCGATAGTCTATTTAATGCCACTTCTATTTTCTCAGAAGAAGTGATACCAGAtcctgaagaagataaacCTACGCTTGGATACAAATTCCACAACCCTATCGAAAGTATAAAGCTTAGCACGTCTTCACAACTGGCTGCTGCTACTATTGAGCCGATATACTTCAGAGATAACTTTactaagaagaaaagggCCCTTTTTGctccagagccagaagacCCAAAGCGAATACTCAGCGAAGTGATGCTGAGAAACGaacattcttcttcaactaGAGATTTCTCAGCTTTTTCTTCGCCGGGAAGCGTGTCTGCCAATATTTCTTCCCTCTTCAGCTTTCCGGCAGTTGCTAATTCTCCAGGCAGAAGAGATAGCATTGATTCCATCAGTAAGTCGTTGACTGATAgctttttgaatttggtaAACACTCCTACTACCAAACAGAAAAATAAAAAGACTATTACTCCACAAAAGATTCGAGATCTTAAACGTCAGtcaaaagaaaagaagccaATAATCGTCCAAAGCGATTCTCAGACTAAACGGATGCCAATCCGAATACCGAGAAACGATGGCCAATCTACAAGCTTGAAAATTGGACCTAACAAAACTAAAATTGTTAGTTACGGAGAATCGTCTATCTTCAGAAAACCTCTT GTGAATCTTGCTTGA
- a CDS encoding predicted protein — MVTIRKSSAITGKKKVTKSAKSNKVKTNKTTKVTKSQSKSTKSKIQKLNANDSEIREITSLLGTNVAKGHTKALDSRSLQADLKKDEQTRADNKKVENDLTSQLELLTGMGL; from the coding sequence ATGGTCACTATACGGAAGAGCTCGGCTATTACTGGTAAAAAGAAAGTGACAAAACTGGCCAAGAGCAACAAAGTCAAGACAAATAAAACCACTAAAGTAACAAAATCGCAATCCAAATCCACCAAAAGCAAAATCCAAAAACTCAATGCCAATGACAGTGAAATCAGAGAAATCACTTCGTTGCTCGGAACGAATGTAGCCAAGGGCCATACAAAAGCATTGGACTCGCGAAGTCTCCAGgcagatttgaaaaaggaTGAACAGACCAGAGCtgacaacaagaaagtTGAGAACGATCTTACTTCTCAATTGGAGTTATTGACGGGGATGGGATTATAG
- a CDS encoding 90S preribosome/SSU processome component KRR1 (go_funtion nucleic acid binding): MVSTHNRDKPWDTADIDKWALEEFKPEHNASGQHFTEESSFMTLFPKYREQYLRSIWADVTKSLEKHFIKCELDLVEGAMTVKTTTKTFDPAIILKARDLIKLLARSVPFPQAVKILQDDIACDVIKIGNFVANKDRFIKRRQRLVGPNGNTLKALELLTKCYILVQGNTVSAMGPFKGLKEVRRVVEDCMRNVHPIYYIKELMIKQELSKKPELAEEDWSRFLPSFKKRNVARKKAKSSKREKKVYTPFPPAQTPRKVDLQVESGEYFLGKKEKAMKKLKEKREKQEEASVARKQEREKDYVAPEEEKYENKLAKKEKKEKKEKKEKKEKKEKKEKKKRSASEEEERGSKKSKHA; encoded by the coding sequence ATGGTTTCGACTCATAACCGTGACAAGCCCTGGGATACTGCTGACATAGATAAGTGGgcacttgaagaattcaagcCCGAGCACAATGCCTCAGGACAGCATTTCACTGAGGAGTCAAGTTTTATGACTCTTTTCCCTAAGTACAGAGAGCAATATTTACGTAGTATATGGGCAGATGTCACAAAGTCTCTTGAGAAGCATTTTATCAAGTGTGAGCTAGACTTGGTGGAGGGTGCTATGACTGTAAAGACCACTACCAAGACGTTTGATCCGGCTATAATTTTAAAAGCCAgagacttgatcaaattgTTAGCACGTTCTGTGCCTTTTCCACAAGCTGTTAAGATTTTGCAAGATGACATTGCCTGTGATGTAATCAAGATCGGTAACTTTGTAGCTAACAAGGATCGTTTTATAAAAAGAAGACAGAGATTGGTGGGACCTAATGGGAACACCTTGAAAGCATTGGAATTGCTTACGAAGTGCTATATTTTGGTCCAGGGAAATACTGTGAGTGCCATGGGTCCATTCAAGGGTTTGAAGGAAGTCAGAAGAGTAGTTGAGGATTGTATGAGAAATGTGCATCCTATCTATTACATCAAAGAGCTTATGATTAAGCAAGAGTTGAGCAAGAAGCCTGAGTTGGCCGAGGAAGACTGGTCGAGATTCTTGCcttctttcaagaagagaaatgTTGCCCGTAAGAAGGCCAAGTCGTCCAAGagagagaagaaggtgTACACTCCATTCCCACCAGCACAAACTCCACGTAAGGTTGATTTGCAAGTGGAAAGTGGTGAGTACTTCTTGGgcaagaaggaaaaggcaatgaagaagttgaaggaaaagagggaaaagcaagaagaagcatcTGTGGCTAGAAAGCAAGAGAGAGAGAAGGATTACGTAGccccagaagaagaaaagtacgAGAACAAGCTTGccaagaaggagaagaaggagaagaaggaaaagaaggaaaagaaggaaaagaaggaaaagaaggaaaagaagaagagatccGCCAgcgaggaagaagaaagggGTTCTAAGAAGTCCAAACATGCATAA